In Sandaracinaceae bacterium, the following proteins share a genomic window:
- the glpD gene encoding glycerol-3-phosphate dehydrogenase encodes MSTRRAMWDQLEGTFDLLVIGGGITGAGIARDAARRGLRVAVAEMNDLAYGTSSRSSKLIHGGLRYLEQYEFSLVFESVSERRILQDIAPHLVNPMGFLFPVYKGARKPLWMIHTGIRLYEGLALFRSPKRPRKLKPSDVAEVEPALDRGNLKGAPLYYDCATDDARLTLETALDAAEKGAVIATWGKVTSFVKDDKGRITGVVIKDELGGELREVSARAVINATGPWTDQTISMSRSLSSGSILRPTKGVHVVVEREKLPIHNAVVCFHPTDSRVLFAIPWGDRTYIGTTDTDYEGDPGDVAATLEDVDYLIDAANHYFPAHQLVRDDVLSTWAGIRPLMAPQDEGGELSESAVSREHQILVGHDGLITIAGGKLTTYRRMAAEVVDTASRLIELSGEALEMDAPRTDKDPLPGARGWPADDDHEAVADDVSKAGHPHVPDDVARNLGDTYGMRALDIAKRVAADRSLGERLVPARPEILAQVDWAVERELAATLCDVLIRRTQLFFRDTDQGLGAVPVIADRMAKLLGWDDETKQREIARYQDEVALSRRWRDGLPERASTSPTVNA; translated from the coding sequence ATGTCGACACGCCGCGCGATGTGGGATCAGCTCGAAGGGACCTTCGACCTCTTGGTCATCGGAGGCGGGATCACCGGGGCCGGGATCGCGCGGGACGCGGCGCGGCGCGGGCTCCGGGTGGCCGTGGCCGAGATGAACGACCTCGCCTACGGCACCAGCTCCCGCTCGAGCAAGCTCATCCACGGCGGCCTGCGCTACCTCGAGCAGTACGAGTTCAGCCTCGTCTTCGAGTCGGTGAGCGAGCGGCGCATCCTGCAGGACATCGCGCCCCACCTCGTCAACCCGATGGGGTTCCTCTTCCCCGTCTACAAGGGCGCGCGCAAGCCGCTCTGGATGATCCACACCGGCATCCGGCTCTACGAGGGGCTCGCCCTCTTCCGCTCCCCCAAGCGCCCCCGCAAGCTCAAGCCGAGCGACGTGGCCGAGGTCGAGCCCGCCCTGGACCGCGGCAACCTCAAGGGCGCGCCGCTCTACTACGACTGCGCCACCGACGACGCGCGCCTGACCCTCGAGACCGCGCTCGACGCGGCCGAGAAGGGCGCCGTGATCGCGACGTGGGGCAAGGTCACGAGCTTCGTCAAGGACGACAAGGGCCGCATCACGGGCGTGGTCATCAAGGACGAGCTCGGCGGCGAGCTGCGCGAGGTCTCGGCCCGCGCGGTGATCAACGCGACGGGGCCCTGGACCGACCAGACCATCTCGATGAGCCGCTCGCTCTCGAGCGGATCGATCCTGCGCCCCACCAAGGGCGTGCACGTGGTGGTCGAGCGCGAGAAGCTCCCCATCCACAACGCCGTCGTCTGCTTCCATCCCACCGATTCGCGCGTGCTCTTCGCCATCCCGTGGGGCGACCGCACCTACATCGGGACCACCGACACCGACTACGAGGGCGACCCCGGCGACGTCGCGGCCACCCTCGAGGACGTCGACTATCTGATCGACGCGGCCAACCACTACTTCCCCGCGCATCAGCTCGTGCGCGACGACGTCCTGAGCACCTGGGCCGGCATCCGCCCCCTCATGGCGCCGCAGGACGAGGGCGGCGAGCTGAGCGAGTCCGCCGTGAGCCGCGAGCACCAGATCCTGGTCGGCCACGACGGGCTGATCACCATCGCGGGCGGCAAGCTCACGACCTATCGGCGCATGGCGGCGGAGGTGGTCGACACCGCGTCGCGCCTGATCGAGCTGTCGGGCGAGGCGCTCGAGATGGACGCCCCGCGGACCGATAAGGACCCGCTCCCCGGCGCCCGGGGCTGGCCCGCGGACGACGACCACGAGGCCGTGGCGGACGACGTCAGCAAGGCCGGCCATCCGCACGTGCCCGACGACGTGGCGCGCAACCTCGGAGACACCTACGGCATGCGCGCGCTCGACATCGCGAAGCGCGTCGCCGCCGATCGATCGCTCGGCGAGCGGCTCGTGCCGGCGCGGCCGGAGATCCTCGCGCAGGTCGACTGGGCGGTGGAGCGCGAGCTGGCCGCCACCCTCTGCGACGTGCTGATCCGCCGCACGCAGCTCTTCTTCCGCGACACGGATCAGGGCCTCGGCGCCGTGCCGGTCATCGCGGACCGGATGGCGAAGCTGCTCGGCTGGGACGACGAGACGAAGCAGCGCGAGATCGCGCGCTACCAGGACGAGGTCGCGCTCTCGCGTCGGTGGCGCGACGGCCTCCCCGAGCGGGCCTCGACGAGCCCCACCGTCAACGCGTGA
- a CDS encoding adenylosuccinate synthase translates to MTVVAVVGAQWGDEGKSKIVEHLAAEAALVAQYAGGYNPGQSLMADAERLVFHVLPAGALKMGRTCLLAQGMALDPRLLLEELASLEAHGALKGELKVDQRAQVVLPHHIEIDRLRDEAEGASGAPRRGVGPAYSDAVARRGVRVGDLLDPSYMLQQVKASLEANRVVLLGLGAEVPEVEPIVDALASCGEKLRHRIVDGGRLIMDLARDERRVVIEGALGSMVDLHHGYYPFVVSASTVAGGACTGTGIPPKAIDKVIGVAKAYVTRSGSGPLPSELTGELAKRLQDVGGELSPVTARPRRCGMFDVPVLRYAARVNGFDSVALTKLDVLTGIDEIPICVGYELDGNVRDEPPFEGSSRMQPLTEMVKGWDEPLGDCREYDELPENARKYIEMIESTSGVAIDLISVGPDRSQTIVRRSPI, encoded by the coding sequence ATGACCGTCGTGGCCGTGGTCGGCGCCCAATGGGGCGACGAAGGAAAGTCGAAGATCGTCGAGCATCTGGCCGCCGAGGCCGCGCTCGTCGCGCAATACGCCGGGGGATACAACCCTGGCCAGAGCCTCATGGCGGACGCCGAGCGCCTGGTCTTCCACGTGCTCCCCGCGGGCGCGCTGAAGATGGGGCGGACGTGCCTGCTCGCGCAGGGCATGGCGCTCGACCCACGCCTCCTGCTCGAGGAGCTCGCCTCGCTCGAAGCGCACGGCGCCCTGAAGGGCGAGCTCAAGGTCGACCAGAGAGCACAAGTCGTCCTGCCGCATCACATCGAGATCGATCGACTGCGTGACGAGGCCGAGGGCGCGTCCGGTGCGCCCCGTCGAGGCGTCGGTCCCGCGTACTCCGACGCCGTCGCGCGCCGCGGCGTGCGCGTGGGTGACCTGCTCGACCCGAGCTACATGCTGCAGCAGGTCAAGGCGAGCCTCGAGGCCAACCGCGTGGTCCTGCTCGGGCTCGGCGCCGAGGTGCCCGAGGTGGAGCCGATCGTCGACGCGCTCGCGTCGTGCGGCGAGAAGCTGCGCCATCGCATCGTCGACGGCGGGCGGCTCATCATGGACCTCGCGCGCGACGAGCGGCGCGTGGTCATCGAGGGCGCGCTCGGGAGCATGGTCGACCTGCACCACGGCTACTACCCGTTCGTGGTCAGCGCCTCGACGGTCGCGGGCGGCGCCTGCACGGGCACCGGGATCCCCCCGAAGGCCATCGACAAGGTCATCGGCGTGGCCAAGGCCTACGTCACGCGCAGCGGCTCCGGCCCGCTCCCCTCGGAGCTGACGGGCGAGCTCGCGAAGCGGCTCCAGGACGTGGGCGGGGAGCTCAGCCCGGTCACCGCGCGCCCTCGCCGCTGCGGCATGTTCGACGTGCCCGTGCTGCGCTACGCCGCGCGCGTCAACGGCTTCGACTCGGTCGCGCTGACCAAGCTCGACGTGCTCACCGGGATCGACGAGATCCCGATCTGCGTCGGCTACGAGCTCGACGGCAACGTGCGGGACGAGCCGCCCTTCGAGGGCTCCTCGCGCATGCAGCCGCTCACCGAGATGGTCAAGGGCTGGGACGAGCCGCTCGGCGACTGCCGCGAGTACGACGAGCTGCCCGAGAACGCGCGCAAGTACATCGAGATGATCGAGTCGACGAGCGGGGTCGCCATCGACCTCATCAGCGTCGGGCCCGATCGCTCGCAGACCATCGTGCGCCGCTCCCCGATCTGA